One segment of Platichthys flesus chromosome 15, fPlaFle2.1, whole genome shotgun sequence DNA contains the following:
- the LOC133969993 gene encoding UDP-glucuronosyltransferase 2C1-like, translating into MGSMPLSRVCGILVLLSVGLISIPPPCHGGNILVFPIDGSHWINMKLLLEELHARGHSLTVIRSSKSWYIPEESPLYTSITIQMDESLENFFDEFLQQHMKVLRDEASILTTIKITNDFLSMITHAHSIWYDAISQLLDDRNMVKRLRDAQYDLVLTDPAVAPGVLLAKYLKLPLVLNVRWIPAGDGQFAIAPSPLSYIPVPGSGLTDKMNFMQRIKNLLFYGILLFQNKFLIGPIYDVACSKYIEDDCDIISMLQDADIWLFRSDFVFDFPRPTMPNVIYIGGFQCKPAQPLPADLEQFVQSAGEHGVIIMTLGTLVNALPKEAADDIASVFAKMPQKVIWRHKGERPSTLGNNTLIVDWMPQRDLLGHPQTKVFVAHGGTNGVQEAIYHGVPVVGIPLFFDQFDNLVRLKERGAAKIIELGDLNGQSFEQLLQEVLLQDSCRQNMQRLSSLHRDQPIAPMDHAIFWVEYVIRHKGAAHLRTEAYKMPWYSYYSLDVLLALLTAAAALLLFTVAVFWFLCCRSRRKTKSKAD; encoded by the exons ATGG GATCCATGCCCCTGTCTCGTGTCTGTGGAATATTGGTTCTCCTCAGTGTTGGTCTGATTTCCATCCCCCCTCCTTGCCACGGAGGGAACATTCTGGTGTTCCCCATTGACGGCAGCCACTGGATcaacatgaagctgctgctggaggagcttcaTGCCAGAGGACACAGCCTCACTGTGATCCGGAGCAGCAAAAGCTGGTACATCCCAGAGGAGTCTCCTCTTTACACATCCATTACCATTCAAATGGATGAGAGTCTGGAGAACTTCTTTGATGAGTTCCTGCAGCAACACATGAAG GTTCTGAGAGACGAGGCGTCAATTCTAACTACCATCAAAATCACAAATGATTTCCTCTCCATGATAACTCATGCTCATTCCATCTGGTATGATGCCATAAGTCAATTATTAGATGATAGAAATATGGTCAAAAGATTAAGGGACGCCCAATATGATCTTGTTCTCACTGACCCGGCCGTAGCACCAGGGGTTCTGTTAGCAAAGTATCTCAAACTGCCCCTGGTGCTAAATGTTCGGTGGATCCCTGCTGGAGACGGACAGTTTGCCATAGCCCCCTCCCCACTCTCTTATATCCCAGTGCCAGGATCGGGCTTAACCGACAAAATGAATTTCATGCAGAGGATCAAGAACCTGCTTTTCTACGGCATCTTATTGTTCCAGAACAAATTCTTGATCGGGCCAATCTATGATGTTGCCTGCAGTAAATACATTGAGGATGACTGTGACATCATCTCGATGCTTCAGGATGCAGACATATGGCTGTTCAGGTCAGACTTTGTGTTCGACTTCCCTCGGCCCACGATGCCGAACGTCATCTACATCGGAGGGTTCCAGTGCAAACCGGCCCAGCCTCTGCCAGCGGACCTGGAGCAGTTCGTTCAGAGTGCTGGGGAGCATGGTGTGATCATCATGACTCTGGGAACCTTGGTGAACGCTTTACCCAAAGAGGCAGCAGATGACATCGCCAGCGTCTTTGCCAAGATGCCTCAGAAG GTGATATGGCGACACAAAGGGGAGCGTCCCTCCACTTTGGGAAACAACACACTCATCGTGGACTGGATGCCACAGAGGGACCTCCTGGGCCACCCTCAGACCAAAGTCTTTGTAGCTCATGGAGGAACCAACGGAGTCCAGGAGGCCATTTACCATGGGGTGCCCGTGGTCGGTATACCCCTGTTCTTTGACCAGTTTGACAACCTTGTACGATtgaaggagagaggagctgcCAAGATCATTGAACTGGGCGACCTTAATGGACAGAGTTTCGAACAATTGCTTCAGGAAGTGCTCCTGCAAgacagctgcagacagaacatgCAGAGACTGTCTAGCTTGCACAGAGATCAGCCTATAGCACCCATGGATCACGCTATCTTCTGGGTGGAGTATGTAATCCGTCACAAAGGGGCAGCACACCTGCGTACGGAGGCTTATAAGATGCCCTGGTACTCGTACTACAGTTTAGATGTTCTGTTAGCGTTGCTGACTGCTGCGGCTGCACTGCTGCTCTTTACTGTGGCTGTTTTCTGGTTCCTATGCTGCAGAAGTAGAAGGAAGACAAAATCTAAAGCTGATTGA
- the LOC133970106 gene encoding UDP-glucuronosyltransferase 2C1-like: MDQSDVEFELKYARNPLEGMSACRQADLRLPLSSMGTMPLSRVCGILVLLSFDLISIPPPCHGGNILVFPIDGSHWINMKLLLEELHARGHSITVIRGSTSWYIPEESPLYTSITIKMDESMENFFDEFLQQHMKAQRDGASILASIKIATDFLSMITQVHSLWYGAISQLLDDENMVKRLRDAQYDLVLTDPAIAPGVLLAKYLKLPLVLNVRWIPGGDGQFAIAPSPLSYIPVPGSGLTDKMNFMQRIKNLFFYSIILFQNKFLIGPIYDVACNKYIEGECDIISMLQDADIWLFRSDFVFDFPRPTMPNVIYIGGFQCKPAQPLPADLEQFVQSAGEHGVIIMTLGTLVNALPKEAAEEIASAFAKMPQKVIWRHKGERPSTLGNNTLIMDWMPQRDLLAHPQTKVFVAHGGTNGVQEAIYHGVPVVGIPLFFDQFDNLVRLKERGAAKIIELGDLNGQSFKQGLQEVLLQDSYRQNMQRLSSLHRDQAIAPMDHAIFWVEYVIRHKGAAHLRTEAYKMPWYSYYSLDVLLVLLTAAAALLFCTMAVFWLLCCRSRRKTKTKAE, translated from the exons ATGGACCAATCAGATGTGGAGTTTGAACTCAAATATGCAAGGAATCCTTTAGAGGGAATGTCAGCGTGCAGGCAGGCAGATCTACGGCTGCCACTCTCGAGCATGG GAACCATGCCCCTGTCTCGTGTCTGTGGGATATTGGTTCTCCTCAGCTTTGATCTGATTTCCATCCCCCCTCCTTGCCACGGAGGGAACATTCTGGTGTTCCCCATTGACGGCAGCCACTGGATcaacatgaagctgctgctggaggagcttcatgccagaggacacagcatcactgTGATCCGGGGCAGCACCAGCTGGTACATCCCAGAGGAGTCTCCTCTTTACACTTCCATTACAATAAAAATGGATGAGAGTATGGAGAACTTCTTTGATGAGTTCCTGCAGCAACACATGAAG GCGCAGAGAGACGGGGCGTCAATTCTAGCTTCAATCAAAATAGCAACTGATTTCCTCTCCATGATAACTCAGGTTCATTCTCTCTGGTATGGTGCCATCAGTCAATTATTAGATGATGAAAATATGGTCAAAAGATTAAGGGACGCCCAATATGATCTTGTTCTTACTGACCCGGCCATAGCACCAGGAGTTCTGTTAGCAAAGTATCTCAAACTGCCCCTGGTGTTAAATGTTCGGTGGATCCCCGGCGGAGACGGACAATTTGCGATAGCCCCCTCCCCACTCTCTTATATCCCAGTGCCAGGATCGGGTTTAACCGACAAAATGAATTTCATGCAGAGGATCAAGAACCTATTTTTCTACAGCATCATATTGTTCCAGAACAAATTCTTGATCGGGCCAATATATGATGTTGCCTGCAATAAATACATTGAGGGTGAATGTGACATCATCTCGATGCTTCAGGATGCAGACATATGGCTGTTCAGGTCAgactttgtgtttgatttcccTCGGCCCACGATGCCGAACGTCATCTACATCGGAGGGTTCCAGTGCAAACCGGCCCAGCCGCTGCCAGCGGACCTGGAGCAGTTCGTTCAGAGCGCTGGGGAGCATGGTGTGATCATCATGACTCTGGGAACCTTGGTGAACGCTTTACCCAAAGAGGCTGCAGAAGAGATTGCCAGCGCCTTTGCCAAGATGCCTCAGAAG GTGATATGGCGACACAAAGGGGAGCGTCCCTCCACTTTGGGAAACAACACGCTCATCATGGACTGGATGCCGCAGAGGGACCTCCTGGCTCACCCTCAGACCAAAGTCTTTGTAGCTCATGGAGGAACCAACGGAGTCCAGGAGGCCATTTACCACGGGGTGCCCGTGGTCGGTATACCCCTGTTCTTTGACCAGTTTGACAACCTTGTTCGTTtgaaggagagaggagctgcCAAGATCATTGAGCTGGGCGATCTTAATGGACAGAGTTTCAAACAAGGTCTTCAGGAGGTGCTCCTGCAGGATAGCTACAGACAGAACATGCAGAGACTGTCTAGCTTGCACAGAGATCAGGCAATAGCACCCATGGATCACGCTATCTTCTGGGTGGAGTATGTGATCCGTCACAAAGGGGCAGCACACCTGCGTACGGAGGCTTATAAGATGCCCTGGTACTCGTACTATAGTTTAGATGTTCTGTTAGTGTTGCTGACTGCTGCGGCTGCACTGCTGTTCTGTACTATGGCTGTTTTCTGGTTATTATGCTGCAGAAGTAGAAGGAAGACAAAAACCAAAGCTGAATGA
- the LOC133970020 gene encoding UDP-glucuronosyltransferase 1A5-like, which yields MPLSRVCGILVLLSFGLISIPPPCHGGNILVFPIDGSSWLNMKLLLEELHARGHSLTVIRGSTSWHIPEESPLYTSITIQMDEGMENFFEVYLQEQMKALRDGASFLTSFKITKDFISMIFKAHSMCSDALIQMLDDENLVKRLRDTQYDLVLTDPAVPPGVLLAKYLKLPLVLHVRWIPSGDGQFAIAPSPLSYIPVPGSGLTDKMNFMQRIKNLLIYGIILFQHKFMVWPIYDVACSKFIEGECDIISMLQDADIWLFRSDFVFDFPRPTMPNVIYIGGFQCKPAEPLPADLEQFVQSAGEHGVIIMSLGTMVEALPKEAADEIAGAFAKMPQKVIWRHKGERPSTLGNNTLIVDWMPQRDLLGHPQTKVFVAHGGTNGVQEAIYNGVPVLGLPLFLDQFDNLVRLKERGAAKIIELGDLNGQSFEQGLREVLLQDKYRQNMQRLSSLHRDQPIAPMDHAIFWVEYVIRHKGAAHLRTEAYKMPWYTYYSLDVLLVLLTAAAALLLFTVAVFRFLCCRSRRKTKAKAE from the exons ATGCCCCTGTCTCGTGTCTGTGGAATATTGGTTCTCCTCAGTTTTGGTTTGATTTCCATCCCCCCTCCTTGCCACGGAGGGAACATTCTGGTGTTCCCCATTGACGGCAGCTCCTGGCTcaacatgaagctgctgctggaggagcttcaTGCCAGAGGACACAGCCTCACTGTGATCCGAGGTAGCACCAGCTGGCACATCCCAGAGGAGTCTCCTCTTTACACATCCATTACAATTCAAATGGATGAGGGTATGGAGAACTTCTTTGAAGTTTACCTGCAGGAACAAATGAAG GCGCTGAGAGACGGGGCATCATTCCTAACTTCCTTCAAAATCACAAAGGATTTCATCTCCATGATATTCAAAGCTCATTCTATGTGCTCTGATGCCCTCATTCAAATGTTAGATGATGAAAACCTGGTCAAAAGATTAAGGGACACCCAATATGATCTTGTTCTCACTGACCCGGCCGTACCACCAGGGGTTCTGTTAGCAAAGTATCTCAAACTGCCCCTGGTGCTACATGTTCGTTGGATCCCCAGCGGAGACGGGCAATTTGCCATAGCCCCCTCCCCACTCTCTTATATTCCAGTGCCAGGATCGGGTTTAACCGACAAAATGAATTTCATGCAGAGGATCAAGAACCTGTTAATTTACGGCATAATATTGTTCCAGCACAAATTCATGGTCTGGCCAATCTATGATGTTGCCTGCAGTAAATTTATCGAGGGTGAATGTGACATAATCTCGATGCTTCAGGATGCAGACATATGGCTGTTCAGGTCAGACTTTGTGTTTGACTTCCCTCGGCCCACGATGCCGAACGTCATCTACATCGGAGGGTTCCAGTGCAAACCGGCCGAGCCTTTGCCAGCGGACCTGGAGCAGTTCGTTCAGAGCGCTGGGGAGCATGGTGTGATCATCATGAGTCTGGGAACCATGGTTGAGGCTTTACCAAAAGAGGCTGCAGATGAGATCGCCGGCGCTTTTGCCAAGATGCCTCAGAAG GTGATATGGCGACACAAAGGGGAGCGTCCCTCCACTTTGGGCAACAACACGCTCATCGTGGACTGGATGCCGCAGAGGGACCTCCTTGGCCACCCTCAGACCAAAGTCTTTGTAGCTCATGGAGGAACCAACGGAGTCCAGGAGGCCATTTACAACGGGGTGCCCGTGCTCGGCTTACCACTGTTCCTTGACCAGTTTGACAACCTTGTACGTTtgaaggagagaggagctgcCAAGATCATTGAGCTGGGCGACCTTAATGGACAGAGTTTCGAACAAGGTCTTCGGGAAGTGCTCCTGCAGGACAAGTACAGACAGAACATGCAACGACTGTCTAGCTTGCACAGAGATCAGCCTATAGCACCCATGGATCACGCTATCTTCTGGGTGGAGTATGTGATCCGTCACAAAGGGGCAGCACACCTGCGTACGGAGGCTTATAAGATGCCCTGGTACACGTACTATAGTTTAGATGTTCTGTTAGTGTTGCTGACTGCTGCGGCTGCACTGCTGCTCTTTACTGTGGCTGTTTTCAGGTTCCTGTGCTGCAGAAGTAGAAGGAAGACAAAAGCTAAAGCTGAATGA